The Labrus mixtus chromosome 14, fLabMix1.1, whole genome shotgun sequence nucleotide sequence CTCGTCAGACAAACTACTGTGATCTTTGTGTAAGTGAGAACAATGCTTCCTATAGAGGAGGTGAGCAAGACCACAGTGAAAGTGAGGCCGTAtacattattaataaaaacactttcacaGGATAGTTTAAACAAGGAGGCATTATCACAGTAAGGATTCATGATCACAGACCTGCAGCGGTTCAGACGCATGGTCAGACCGAGAAGAATCGCAACCAATGCAAAAGCCACCCCCCAGGCAGAAACTGTCAGCTTCATCACCATTCTGTTGCTCATTATTGTTGTATAGTGCAGAGGATTACAGATGGCCACATATCTATCAAAGGCCATGATCATAAGCACTGTGTGGGATGTGGTACCAAACATGTGTGTGGTGAAAGCTTGCACAACACACTCAGAATAACTGATGAGGCGCTCAGAAGGCGGCCGCAACATGTCCATCAGCATACGAGGCACCATGATAGAGTTTCCAATGATGTCATTAAAAGGAAGGTTGCaaaaaagtaggtacataggcTGGTGAAGGTTCTCGTCAATGAAAACTAGACAAGCAATACCTAAATTTGCAATCATAATAAAGAGGTaggagaaaaggaagaagaaaaagacaggaTAGAGGGAATCCTTGGAGACATTTAACCCCTCCATCTGGAGCGTCAAGCTGTTGTAGGTGTAGTTTTCCATCAACCTGAAAGACAAAAGAGCAATCGTAATGCAACAggtgttttcatgaattatATGAATTAGAGATTAATTTTATgataaattaaaatttaaaactaaacaaaacagaaacatttgacctcatataacaaaacaatgacatttgaGTTACATCATGACATCCAAAGATTGATGCTACCAGGCTCAACAAAATATTAAAGTAACTTAATGACAGGAAACTTCAATCAATTatggtgaaaaaaacacaacactttcttgTCAATCAGCAATACCTTCTGTGAGCTTCTCTCAGCCTCTTGTGTTCCCTGCCCACTGCTGATAACCAGCAGACAACATCTTCTCTTGTGTGAAGTTTTATAGACATTGTTTAACTCACAGGAATCAGTCATTGTTATCATCAGGAGGAGTCGGTCATCATTACGTCAGGGACAGTATGATGCAAGTGAAACTGTATGCAAGCTGCAAAAAGCACACAACTTTTAAGTACTGgattaagaaaaaacaattctATTGACCTTTGAATACGACAGTCATGACTCTTCTGATTGTTAGAAATGATCTAGAAAAATAGCACAAAggcaacatgtcaaatgttgaaCCAAGAAACGTCATTGTTTTGAGAGGCAATATATTCAATTTGATGAAACTTTTCAAGAGAGTTGAGACAGGGTGATGTTGTTCTTTTAACAACACTCTGTAAGCGTTTCAGGATCAGAGGAGACCAGTTTctgtaattttaaaaatgtggaatGTTTTACCATTCTTTCTTTATATAAAAGTCTATTAAATCAATGAAATGACTTTATATAAAATACATGTCCAAACATAACAATACattaacttttttaatttaataaaatttAAATTGGAGGCCTAAAACCGGTgtactcttcctcttcatcagggtACTCCTGGTGGATACAGACAACAACGCAGGAAGGTATCACTACCCGGTTGTGCTTTCCCAGGTATCCCCAGCACCAGGAAACAAAGGATGCCAGGTAGCGAGCACGCCTATAATAACAAACGtaaaaaagtaatgtgattatatattcatcaagatttattttgggttaaGTGGTCTTATAGTCTTCTTTTCTCAGTTTGTCGGTCTTATACAGCACATCATGATCCCTAGAAGATGAAAGATGGATCAACCTGCAGCGTGCCTGAAATCTATTTGGCTGTATGGATTGGCCtggacatctgttttttttctctgtttgcttttttctgatttatttggcCTAGGTGGATGACTGCTCTCTACTGAGTATATTCTCTAGTCATTTTTGGATGTTCACTTACTTGTGTTTGTACTGTCCAGAACTTTTGTcaatgtaaaacattatttttgattatttacatttgtctgTAGGCACCACATGAGTACATTCTAATTGTTTGACTGTGCATTGATCCTGACAATACCAAAACTGAgttaaactaacactaaaccaaCTCTGTATTTCCTAAAACTCTCAgcttatttttaagaaatgcattCAATTTGACTAACATAACTGTTAATTTGACAttcctaaataaaaatgacttacacagctctctccttcatctccagCGGTCCATGGTCTGTCTGATAAATGTTCAGAGCATTCTGCAGGGAGTAGGGGTTCAGGCAGACAGGCTCAAGGCCTGGATTAAGAGTCATGGCTCCTCTGGAGGCtccagacatttattctgaACCTGTTGGAGTATGTGTTAGAAGGTGTTTCAGTTCTGAGGATCCAGTATTAATCTTGTGTATTCATACTTTGAATGATCATTTTGTATAAGGAAACTATTTGTCTTTACATCAGGCGTTAAGCTGCTTGCAGCACACACTTTCCACCTCTCTGGGCATCAACCTGTTCAGATATGGTTTAATTAACAGTGACTAAGATATCGTAAATATTATGGGTTAAACTACAGTATATACATTAATCTCAATACTACTGAGTACAGTGGCTTGCAAAAGTATTCATACCCCTTGaacttttccacattttgtcacgttacaacaacaaacataaatgtatttcattggGATTTTATGTGATAGAGCAACACAAAGTGGCGCATAATTGTGAAGTGGAAGGAAAATTATGtgattttcaattttttttacaaataaaaaactgaaaagtgtGGCGTGCAAAAGTGTTACACGCGCACAGCACAAGGAAAGAGTGTACGCGCCTTGCCTCTGAAGGGGAACAAGACAGGGCTGCTCCCTTTCCCCCTGTTATTCACGATAGTCCTAGAACCGCTGGCTTTAGCAATTAGAGCGGATGTTCGAATTGACGGTGTGCAGGCAGGTGGTAGGGAGCATAAGTTGTTTATGTATGCAGACAACATTTTAGCAGTTATAGCAGACCCTGCGGTTTCTCTACCGGTTTTACTTGAATGTATTGACTCAAATGCTAATCTATCGGGTTATAAGATAAATTGGCACAAGTCAGAAGGTATGCCAATATCGAATACATGTCACTCAAATTATATTACTTAATTTCAAATGGGTACCCTCAGGTATAAAATATCTGGGGATTCGATTAAATCCAAATTTGGAGGAAATAATGCTTTTAAATATAGAACCACTCCTGCACAAGATAAAAATTTAAATGGGGGAAATTGAAGCTTACTTTGTTGGGGAAAATTAATGTGATTAAAATGGTGGTTGCTCCGCAATTCAATTATGTTTCCTTGATGTTTCCTGTTGATATATCACCACTGTTGTTCAAGAAATTTGATAATATCATCAAAGATTTTCTTTGGGGTAAAAAAAGGCCAAGAATTAACATTAAGAAAATGTTGTCAACAAGGGACATAGGAGGCTTAGGCCTCCCCAATATAAGACTATACAATCTCGCATTTGAAATGTCTAGATTGGGGGAACACTGGAGAGAAACTAACACTGAGTTGTGCTGGATCAAAATAGAACAGGAGCTGGTCAGCCCCTTCACACCTTTGGACGTTCTCTCACATGGATCAAGGACTAACGGACATGATTATTCTTCAAACCCAGTGCTGGCTCATTCAAAATCAGTCTGGAGAGAAGTTCACAGGATATGTGGAGCGTCACACTTAAAACAATCATATGCTTCTTTATGGTACAACCCGGACATACGGATTGGGAAAAGGTCTGTCTATTGGAATCAATGGCTTCTATTAGGGATTCACAAGATACGTGACCTATATGTAGATGGAAGGTTTATGTCTTTTTCTGAACTTCTGCAGAAATACGATTTGGAGTATAAAGGAAACTTTTGGAAATACTTACAAATCAGAGACGGTATCACTAAGGGCAAATTCACTCAGAATAAGAATCCTGTGATTTAATTTTTGGAGTTACCCTCTATGGTACACAGAGCAGCTGGGTTCTATAAACTCTTTAATGGGTTACAAAAAGATATATGTAAAAGTTTGAGAATGACTTGGCAGAAAGACTTAGAATGTGAATTAAGCGAGGAGGTTTGGTCAAAAATCCTATCAAATACGGGGAGGTATATAAAGGAGGCAAGGGGGAAATTTACtcaatataaaataatacatagGTTTTATTTTACTCCTTCTAAACGCCATAGGATGGGCATACTGGCCAATAATTTATGTTGGAAGTGTCAGATAGAACCAGGAACATTTTTACATGCACTCTGGGAATGCAAACTTGTAAACCCATTTTCGAAGTCCAAAGACCAAGTCATGGAACACATAGGTAAGGGGTTGGGTATGACAATACCTAAATCACCAAGGATTTGCCTGTTAGGGGATCAAACTGAATTGACCAAGGTATCGAAATATGACCTTGTTGTGATAAACGTTGGGATCGTAACGGCCGCACGATTGATCCTTAGATTATGGAAAAGTACGTCCCTCCACAATTTAAGCAATGGATGGAACTTATGTCAGAAACTGTGTCTTATGAACAAGTGttagccagaatcaataatGAAGGTGAGAACTTCCAGAGGTTATGGGGCCACTTTTTTGCTTATACATGTAGTACCATTGGTGCATTGTAATGATAAAGATGTGGTACTGTGTATACTGTGGTTACTGAATTGTTATTTTGGTTCCAATTATGTACTCAGTTGTTATGGGACTTTGGGCATACTATTGTACAACAACAatgctgtctgttttgtttgttgaatgttaagttaaaataaaaagttaaattacaaaaaaaaaaagaactgacaATAATAACTAATTACCTTACTAACCCCAAATCCTGCTTCGTAATACaggcttgtttcccttgtgtgtttctttatcttaatgtttactagtttagtctttagtgttttatgttttcttttgtaatttcttatcatgtgtgtctctatgttctagtgtgtattgttacattcttgggttctgtgtgtgtcttaagtgtttctgatttattttttgcagttcatgtccccagtgtttcttgtcttactTCCTGCCTCTGTGCGTTTCCGTCCAGCtttgattgtcttcacctgtgtcgtttgtctcacctgtgtttgatcacCCCTGTGTATTAAGGGTGCATCCGTATTGACCCTCCTAtcccctttcactatccactttaccttaaccccagGGAAAACATCATGAGGTTGAGAAATGGttttaggagaattcataaagtaTTAAGGGAAAGGCAATTACGTTGTTTTGACAATCTGACCGCATTTCCACTAGGTTACGTAATTATGTGACAGTGGAttttaatgacgtgggtctgcctCTGGAAAACTGCAATtttccgaaaatggactactaaaagcaCATCTAAAagactttcccctgtgcctctTACATAATATATAATCCTAATTATCACAAggtttgaatttaaataaaaggaaaagaggctaccagtaacaaaagtgaaactaaAAGAATGTCACATTGAGAATGATTGCTCACactcaccttcctgtccactcataaatcaacattaatccaaaataagtatgattgtatgaaatgaattgttacatttatgcaagatATACATGTTTTaggcatacaaatgtacaactgcacaaagcattctgaagtgaattaaatatgttgaataaaacatcatctggctaaAAATGTCTCTGATCCCTTTTTCTTCAAAGACAGAGTGCTCTGTTTTATGGTGATTGTAATCTGATTATATGGCTTTGCATAATATCTTCAGAACCACCACACAAATCAGTAAACACTGTGACATGTAGACTTGTGCTTTTAAGTTGCTATGACTGATACAGGCTGTGCATGTGTAATGTGACAAAATAGTTGATTCCCGAGAGAAATAACTATCAGATAATCAAGGGCCTAACACTACCACGCTCAATGAATGGCCAATAACCACCTACCTAGCTGAGTGGTATGTATCCAGATGAGCCAATTATCAATTACTGGCCTATAACAGGGCAGCTGGGGAGTTTAGTTATAAAGCAAGATGGAAAATGGAAAAGTTGCTGCTGTATGGTCCGCCATGCAGCAAAACCAACAAATGATCAGAAAGAAGAGGGTGCGACTGCGGAGGCTCATTGTATGCACAAATGGTAAGCGGATGCTGATAATGGTTTAGACCATAGATCAGAGCATGCAGAGCataaaaagaagacaggaaaaaaaacttgtatgTATTGACACtttattttgtcctttacaggagaggagaaacattTATGCCACCCCCAACCCCCATGTCCCCCTTGTTCAGATCTTTTTTGATCAAACATGAGAGCCGAACTTTGACTACCCCCCGAGTAGGCCATCGATTGAGGCACTGATGGCCCTACTCAGGAGGGAGAAGACCCATGGCTGAGGGCAGTAAATGGAGGTCCTCCTGGTGGTCTACTGGCTGGCACATGGGTTGTCTTATACTGTGTTGTCTCCCGGGTCTTCAATGTGCCAAAGTCAACCGTCTTTGATGTTGTGCATCAGATGTGTGACACACTTATTTCCTACCTGGAAAAACTTTACCCCTTTCCAACAGTGTGCTGAAGTAGGCAATGGCTTCCAACACCTAGCCAACAGCCCAGCCTTCAGCCACTGTGTGGGAGCCATTGATGGATGCCTCATCCAAATCAAGGCTCCCCATGGTCCTCATGCACCAGATGACTCTTACTCTGAAATTAATTTGCACTAATGTTATTTCCTccaatttctttttctttcagtttgacATAATGGGTTGAGCTGCCTGTCTTTCCTTTGTTTGGGCTGTCTAATAGAGAGTTTTTGGTGAGTATGCCTGTTGTATGTATGGGTGTCAGGTTTTACCCTCCTGAAAGATGGTTGCAGAgctttacatttgacttttttttaactagttCGCTCAGGAATCACTGCTCAAGGAGAGCACCATTGCCGGCGTCATCTTTTTTTGGCCTGCTGTCTCATGAAGGCCAACATGCCCCcactcctcttctgtctcttgtGGGAGGCTGGGAGCAGGTGGAGGGTGCAGACTCCTCATCATCTGTGGGCTGGAGGGATGATTAGGAGGATGAAACCTCAGCAGCAGTCTGGTCGTGGTTTGGCACCCGGCATGAGGCAATGAGGGTGGGAGGCTGACGGCCAACTTCCTCCGGTCCGTCTCCGCTCCGTTCCGGCAGCGGGGGTGataggttttcactttattcaatgtgtgtgcttccactgggtCCGCTCCACAGCGTCTCAGATCCATCTGAGCTCCGGCAGTCCGGTGCCCTCCGCAGCAGATACacaggacttctatttttgccggatgCTGGAACCcgacgcatcaatttagcacagaaaagaacaagcgggacaggaagtgagacacagaaacaacattaaaacatccagttAATGTTCAAGATCAAATCGTTTTaacggttcagaaaaatgaccgtttgtgtttttgtttatgaagTTTATATAGAGTTTTAAAACACATACATCACTTTATCTTGCGTTGTCGCTGCTGTCTGCTGTGCACAGAGCCGAAACGGACtggagcggacacgcaatgcacaggtatctggtggaagtttggtGTGAATGGACGGCCTTTCCCCCAGAGCCTTATGCATGGTATCAAACCACGGCTAAGTCGCTGCTGTTGCCTCACCACTGTCTGTGCCCGTTCCGGTGGGGGGAATTCTTCAACTCATATTAACACCATGGACAAAAGAATGTTACTGAAAGGGCAGTTGGGGAAGAATGCACAGTGACCAAAAGGCCTAATGGAATAGTTACAAGCCATTCAACATTGTCCCTGTATTTTCTGTGagctttgtacagcactttgatgaAAGCACTtcataaataaagtattattgtAAACAACAAAGTTGTCGGATATGcgagtcgctttaaatgttgcggccgcaaagaattgtggggcggcattaTCTCATCTCTTTttgtaaaggatggtccagtgtatccctttttttttttgacatgtatttattgagtttttacattttacaaaaaatacaatacatttaaCAAAGCATATAACAGtcaaactatatatatatataataaaaaaaatccactccccccaccccaaagggaaaacatataattaaagaaaagacagacctaaagtccagtgtatcctatgctaaaggaggttataaaggaagcattgacccacctttccttagcttttagacaATTCGCTCTTATCATggcagttaggaaccttcctaagcaaaaatgacaattcggTTGCACCCTTAATCTCAATGTgccttccctcttgttgtcagttttTCCCTGTGGCTCCCTGTGTTTTTGACCTTTCGTAAAATTTCGGAAttttttagtttacatttttcaagaaGTAAGCCTTATTTGTActtttggttaaaataaatcatttttggtTAGATTTTGCACTTGGGTCcccttctttgtttttcctgaatgtgacatgaattttattttatttttaaaaacatgtttgtgctttttgcgcctttaatgtagagacaggactgtggattaagttggaaatcagggagagagagagagagagagcgaggatgcaagaatggagccacaggtcagatttctAACCCATGCCGCTatacagcctctatacatggggggCGCAAACTCGGCCACCAGAACCCCTGCAGCTCAAATTGTTAAAGTGATCGCAACGAATACATCTAATCATTTGatattataaaaataattccCTGAAGGTCGTACATTATGTTAGGCATGATAGTCATTCATTGAGGGCTCTATTTGAAGCATTTGATATAGCTGAATTAATTGGATTGTAGTCTGTAGGCTTTCAACACAGTTATCAACAGCTAGCACATTGGAAATAAGTGACTGGACTTTTCTGTCTTGATAGAAAAATCCCCACAGacacattaaaagaaaacttGACTCTTtagttaaaatattttattattttaattattgatggaaaacaaaaagggtATTTGTCTGTATATAGACAGTTACAGACAGCCACTTCATGATATTACCACAGTACACTTATGACTTTGTTATAACACAAAGAAAGCCTGTTATCAGCTTTACTCTTACATATAAAAGGACAAGCACTAGATCAATGAAAATAGTAGAAAACATTagaataaataacttttttaaataGTCTCTGTCATGATGCCACAACTTTCTTCAAAAATTTCCGAATCTCTTTGGACTGTACGCCGTATATAATGGGATTGAGGCTTCCAGGGATGATATGAAATAAAATGCTTGACAATTTTCTGTAGTCTGAGTACTGAGGGTAGCGATGAAGAGCGATGATAGACATTCCATTAAACACCATGATGAGATACACAAAGAGGTGAGTGCTGCAGGTCTTTAAGGCTTTACTGTTCAAAGACTTGTTCTTACTCGTCAGACAAACTACTGTGATCTTTGTGTAAGTGAGAACAATGCTTCCTATAGAGGAGGTGAGCAAGACCACAGTGAAAGTGAGGCCGTAtacattattaataaaaacactttcacaGGATAGTTTAAACAAGGAGGCATTATCACAGTAAGGATTCATGATCACAGACCTGCAGCGGTTCAGACGCATGGTCAGACCGAGAAGAATCGCAACCAATGCAAAAGCCACCCCCCAGGCAGAAACTGTCAGCTTCATCACCATTCTGTTGCTCATTATTGTTGTATAGTGCAGAGGATTACAGATGGCCACATATCTATCAAAGGCCATGATCATAAGCACTGTGTGGGATGTGGTACCAAACATGTGTGTGGTGAAAGCTTGCACAACACACTCAGAATAACTGATGAGGCGCTCAGAAGGCGGCCGCAACATGTCCATCAGCATACGAGGCACCATGATAGAGTTTCCAATGATGTCATTAAAAGGAAGGTTGCaaaaaagtaggtacataggcTGGTGAAGGTTCTCGTCAATGAAAACTAGACAAGCAATACCTAAATTTGCAATCATAATAAAGAGGTaggagaaaaggaagaagaaaaagacaggaTAGAGGGAATCCTTGGAGACATTTAACCCCTCCATCTGGAGCGTCAAGCTGTTGTAGGTGTAGTTTTCCATCAACCTGAAAGACAAAAGAGCAATCGTAATGCAACAggtgttttcatgaattatATGAATTAGAGATTAATTTTATgataaattaaaatttaaaactaaacaaaacagaaacatttgacctcatataacaaaacaatgacatttgaGTTACATCATGACATCCAAAGATTGATGCTACCAGGCTCAACAAAATATTAAAGTAACTTAATGACAGGAAACTTCAATCAATTatggtgaaaaaaacacaacactttcttgTCAATCAGCAATACCTTCTGTGAGCTTCTCTCAGCCTCTTGTGTTCCCTGCCCACTGCTGATAACCAGCAGACAACATCTTCTCTTGTGTGAAGTTTTATAGACATTGTTTAACTCACAGGAATCAGTCATTGTTATCATCAGGAGGAGTCGGTCATCATTACGTCAGGGACAGTATGATGCAAGTGAAACTGTATGCAAGCTGCAAAAAGCACACAACTTTTAAGTACTGgattaagaaaaaacaattctATTGACCTTTGAATACGACAGTCATGACTCTTCTGATTGTTAGAAATGATCTAGAAAAATAGCACAAAggcaacatgtcaaatgttgaaCCAAGAAACGTCATTGTTTTGAGAGGCAATATATTCAATTTGATGAAACTTTTCAAGAGAGTTGAGACAGGGTGATGTTGTTCTTTTAACAACACTCTGTAAGCGTTTCGGGATCAGAGGAGACCAGTTTctgtaattttaaaaatgtggaatGTTTTACCATTCTTTCTTTATATAAAAGTCTATTAAATCAATGAAATGACTTTATATAAAATACATGTCCAAACATAACAATACattaacttttttaatttaataaaatttAAATTGGAGGCCTAAAACCGGTgtactcttcctcttcatcagggtACTCCTGGTGGATACAGACAACAACGCAGGAAGGTATCACTACCCGGTTGTGCTTTCCCAGGTATCCCCAGCACCAGGAAACAAAGGATGCCAGGTAGCGAGCACGCCTATAATAACAAACGtaaaaaagtaatgtgattatatattcatcaagatttattttgggttaaGTGGTCTTATAGTCTTCTTTTCTCAGTTTGTCGGTCTTATACAGCACATCATGATCCCTAGAAGATGAAAGATGGATCAACCTGCAGCGTGCCTGAAATCTATTTGGCTGTATGGATTGGCCtggacatctgttttttttctctgtttgcttttttctgatttatttggcCTAGGTGGATGACTGCTCTCTACTGAGTATATTCTCTAGTCATTTTTGGATGTTCACTTACTTGTGTTTGTACTGTCCAGAACTTTTGTcaatgtaaaacattatttttgattatttacatttgtctgTAGGCACCACATGAGTACATTCTAATTGTTTGACTGTGCATTGATCCTGACAATACCAAAACTGAgttaaactaacactaaaccaaCTCTGTATTTCCTAAAACTCTCAgcttatttttaagaaatgcattCAATTTGACTAACATAACTGTTAATTTGACAttcctaaataaaaatgacttacacagctctctccttcatctccagCGGTCCATGGTCTGTCTGATAAATGTTCAGAGCATTCTGCAGGGAGTAGGGGTTCAGGCAGACAGGCTCAAGGCCTGGATTAAGAGTCATGGCTCCTCTGGAGGCtccagacatttattctgaACCTGTTGGAGTATGTGTTAGAAGGTGTTTCAGTTCTGAGGATCCAGTATTAATCTTGTGTATTCATACTTTGAATGATCATTTTGTATAAGGAAACTATTTGTCTTTACATCAGGCGTTAAGCTGCTTGCAGCACACACTTTCCACCTCTCTGGGCATCAACCTGTTCAGATATGGTTTAATTAACAGTGACTAAGATATCGTAAATATTATGGGTTAAACTACAGTATATACATTAATCTCAATACTACTGAGTACAGTGGCTTGCAAAAGTATTCATACCCCTTGaacttttccacattttgtcacgttacaacaacaaacataaatgtatttcattggGATTTTATGTGATAGAGCAACACAAAGTGG carries:
- the LOC132988705 gene encoding olfactory receptor 8G17-like encodes the protein MENYTYNSLTLQMEGLNVSKDSLYPVFFFFLFSYLFIMIANLGIACLVFIDENLHQPMYLLFCNLPFNDIIGNSIMVPRMLMDMLRPPSERLISYSECVVQAFTTHMFGTTSHTVLMIMAFDRYVAICNPLHYTTIMSNRMVMKLTVSAWGVAFALVAILLGLTMRLNRCRSVIMNPYCDNASLFKLSCESVFINNVYGLTFTVVLLTSSIGSIVLTYTKITVVCLTSKNKSLNSKALKTCSTHLFVYLIMVFNGMSIIALHRYPQYSDYRKLSSILFHIIPGSLNPIIYGVQSKEIRKFLKKVVAS
- the LOC132988706 gene encoding olfactory receptor 8G17-like, whose protein sequence is MENYTYNSLTLQMEGLNVSKDSLYPVFFFFLFSYLFIMIANLGIACLVFIDENLHQPMYLLFCNLPFNDIIGNSIMVPRMLMDMLRPPSERLISYSECVVQAFTTHMFGTTSHTVLMIMAFDRYVAICNPLHYTTIMSNRMVMKLTVSAWGVAFALVAILLGLTMRLNRCRSVIMNPYCDNASLFKLSCESVFINNVYGLTFTVVLLTSSIGSIVLTYTKITVVCLTSKNKSLNSKALKTCSTHLFVYLIMVFNGMSIIALHRYPQYSDYRKLSSILFHIIPGSLNPIIYGVQSKEIRKFLKKVVAS